One segment of Solanum lycopersicum chromosome 1, SLM_r2.1 DNA contains the following:
- the LOC101265272 gene encoding L-aspartate oxidase 2-a, chloroplastic-like, which translates to MERFMPSYDERAELAPRDVVARSIDDQLKKRGEEYVLDISHKPKEKILSHFPNIAAECLRYGLDITQQPIPVVPAAHYMCGGVRAGLEGETNVRGLYVAGEVACTGLHGANRLASNSLAEELVFARRAVQPSIDHMNLSKIGHSASNWWQRPVAPLLLGDTVVNKVIHQTREVRKELQSIMWEYVGIVRSTSRLTLAETRIIELELKWEQYLFQHGWEPTMVGLEACEMRNLFCCAKLVVSSALSRHESRGLHYTIDFPHVDESKRLPTVIFPS; encoded by the coding sequence ATGGAGAGATTTATGCCATCGTATGATGAAAGAGCCGAGCTTGCCCCGAGAGATGTGGTAGCAAGAAGTATTGATGACCAGCTCAAAAAGCGTGGTGAAGAGTATGTTCTTGATATCAGTCACAAGCCCAAAGAGAAGATTCTTTCTCATTTTCCTAACATAGCTGCTGAGTGTCTCCGCTATGGGTTAGACATAACACAGCAGCCGATTCCAGTGGTTCCCGCAGCTCACTACATGTGTGGTGGAGTCCGTGCTGGGCTCGAAGGTGAGACTAATGTACGAGGTCTTTATGTGGCAGGTGAAGTTGCATGTACTGGTTTGCATGGTGCAAACCGACTTGCTAGCAACTCCTTGGCTGAAGAACTAGTGTTTGCACGAAGAGCTGTACAGCCTTCAATAGATCACATGAACCTATCTAAAATCGGTCACAGTGCTTCAAATTGGTGGCAGCGGCCTGTAGCACCCTTGTTACTAGGAGATACAGTAGTTAACAAAGTCATTCATCAGACAAGGGAAGTGAGGAAAGAACTACAGTCAATCATGTGGGAATACGTTGGAATTGTTCGTTCTACCTCACGACTAACCCTTGCAGAAACCAGAATCATAGAGTTGGAGTTAAAATGGGAACAATACCTATTTCAGCATGGCTGGGAACCGACTATGGTTGGTTTAGAGGCTTGCGAGATGAGGAATCTCTTCTGTTGTGCGAAGCTGGTTGTTAGCAGTGCCCTTTCCCGACATGAGAGTCGTGGGCTTCATTATACCATTGACTTCCCTCACGTCGACGAAAGCAAGAGGTTGCCTACAGTAATTTTTCCTTCGTAG